The Drosophila sulfurigaster albostrigata strain 15112-1811.04 chromosome 3, ASM2355843v2, whole genome shotgun sequence genomic sequence TTGAATGGAAAATCACAACAAAGTACGAGTGCAAAGCCAAcgacaaagccaaagccaactcGCCAAGTGACAGTAAAATTGGCTGCAATTACAAAATGTTAGCACGTTTCATTCACGACATGTTGTtgacgacacacacacataaaagtacaaaacatatatattatatatatagtatagtgtGTGTACCTACAATGTGGACTCATCTGCTGAGGGGGCAACGCTTCGTTCGCTTACATTGAACTTGACATTGTGCGGGGTCTGcttttaatttagaaatatgtCAAACTATTTTCAGCTGCATTTGCAGCGCTTAGATCGCGATCATAATCATCGTCCGACAGTGTCAGCAATTAAATAATGCCTCTCCAACTGgacttgccttgccttgcctttcCTTTGATTTATCGCCCATTACGAGTGAAATTTAACTGGAattctccctcttcctcttcctctctctctctccctctctttgaCAGTCATGAGTAAAAATGGACACAACAATCCGGGGTTTGTCAGCGATCATGTGGACAACATCAAGCAGCAGAGCGCCAATAAATACTCGCTTGAGTTGGCGGAAAAAGGTGCCAGCAAGGCGGCCAAGGATCCCGACTACAATCCTTACGAACATCGCAAAGTTCCGCATCCCACAACGTAAGCACAAACCAAATTTTGACATCTCAACTGCAGGAGAAACAAGTAGAAGAATCAATTTGTCTAGAATCCGAACATCTTTTATTAAAGTACTGCTTTTAATCTCTTCaaggaaatatatataattatcaCCATTACTTTAAAGTAGGCACCAAAGTCTGTATACATTTAGTATAAGCTCAGACTAAATGAATTCTGATCagtttaaattattcatatgaatgcaatattcAATTTGCGAATGCTTCGATTTGGagaaaaaatgtttgaaacaagaatttaattggcataaaattattaaaacaagttATACATACCaattttttctaaattatatatgtatattttttataaattgtataatctatttatattagagatttaatttgaagtggacaaagagaaaaacaattgaattctataattttattttttttttattattttaattagctcCAATTTTATGTTTGCCATACTTTAATCATgtttaattgtatttcatttgcagcaACTGGGAAACACTTTTCCATCTGCTGAAGGGATCGCTGGGCACTGGCATCCTGGCCATGCCAAATGCCTTCCGCAATTCTGGCTACGTCACTGGCTCCATAGGCACCATTGTGATTGGCATCATCTGCACCTACTGCATACATCAGTTGGTCAAGGCAGAGTATGAGTTGTGTCGTCGCAAGCGAGTAAGTTACTCTATCATTTTCTCTCTTAAACTCTTCTCACATTTCCTTCCTCTTTTCAGGTGCCCAGCATGAACTATCCCGCTGTGGCGGAGTCAGCACTCTACGAGGGTCCGGGCTTCTTCAAGTGCTGTGCTCCCTACATTGGCACTGTGGTGAATGTCTTTCTGCTCATCTATCAACTGGGCACATGCTGTGTCTATGTCGTCTTCGTGGCGTCCAACATCAAGTCCATTGTGGATGCAGTGTATGACACAAATATGGATGTGCGTCTCTGCATGATCATCATCTTGGTGCCTTTGATACTCATCAACTGGGTGCGTCAACTCAAGTATCTGGCTCCCTTCTCCACGCTGGCCAACCTCATAACCATGGTCTCCTTTGCCATCATCTGCTACTACATATTCCGTGAACCCATCTCCACAGAGGGCAAGGATGCTGTTGGCAAGATCGAGAACTTCCCATTGTTTTTTGGCACTGTGCTGTTCGCCTTGGAGGCCATTGGTGTCATTCTGCCGCTGGAGAACGAGATGAAGACGCCACACAAGTTTGGCGGTTCTTGTGGCGTGCTCAATGTGTCCATGGTGTGGATTGTGTTCCTCTATGTGGGCATGGGTCTGTTTGGCTACCTCAACTACGGCGCCGACGTCTTGGGTTCCATCACCCTGAATCTGCCACAGCACGAGATGTGAGTAGTTTGATTGTTAATCTCTTGGAATGAAACTGAATTGGAATTCAACCTTTTTGCAGTCCAGCACAGATCGTGAAAGGCATGCTGGCATTTGCCATCTACATCACTCACGGCTTGGCCTGCTACGTGGCCATTGACATCACCTGGAACGATTATGTGGGCAAGAAGCTGGGCCCACAACGCAACAAGCTGTTCTGGGAGTACGCTGTGCGCACTGGATTGGTGCTCATCACTTgtaagtattttgttatttgaaatCGGGTACTGCAAGAGCtactacatactatatataaacttCTTTTAACGATAgagatacatatgtacatatatctacTTCTTCTAAAGTCTTTATAAgcatatacattttaaatgttacatagtagtattatagtatttattagtTGCCAGCTTGCCCAGAATGAATggaaataatgtaaaattgaattttcttcaAGTGGTTCGTGTCTTCGCTAAGCACCGTTTAAAATACAAGCTATGGTCTGTCTCTTAGCATTAGCAGATATTAACGAAATTTCATCCTTTTATAGAAATACATAGTTAGAATAGGAGTAATGAAAATTCTTCCTTGTTATAGAATCAAGtgtcataaataatttgttctgggctatgcaaattgcaactttaatttatgcattaaaattaatttgtaataacatTAGCtactttaaaaacattttcctTTAGAATTTACACAAAtcctttgctttattttacaGTTCTGCTGGCTGTTGCTATTCCCAATCTGGAGCTGTTCATTTCGCTGTTTGGTGCTCTCTGCTTATCCGCTCTGGGCTTGGCTTTCCCAGCTCTGATTCAGATCTGCACGCATTGGTATGAGACGAGTGGCTTAAGCAAGGCCTGGTTGCTGTTGAGTGAGTATTTGTAGCCATAGTTTcatttttacaatatattaatCTATTACATCGATCGCAGGCAACTTTGTGCTGATTATTGTGGGCATTCTTGGCCTGATAATTGGCACTTATACTTCTCTGAAGGAGATCGTCCTCACATTCACCGAATAACCTTGTTATCTTACAAGTagaattgttttttcttaGTCATAggattttgttttactttttccTTCGAATTTGCC encodes the following:
- the LOC133845986 gene encoding proton-coupled amino acid transporter-like protein CG1139, producing the protein MSKNGHNNPGFVSDHVDNIKQQSANKYSLELAEKGASKAAKDPDYNPYEHRKVPHPTTNWETLFHLLKGSLGTGILAMPNAFRNSGYVTGSIGTIVIGIICTYCIHQLVKAEYELCRRKRVPSMNYPAVAESALYEGPGFFKCCAPYIGTVVNVFLLIYQLGTCCVYVVFVASNIKSIVDAVYDTNMDVRLCMIIILVPLILINWVRQLKYLAPFSTLANLITMVSFAIICYYIFREPISTEGKDAVGKIENFPLFFGTVLFALEAIGVILPLENEMKTPHKFGGSCGVLNVSMVWIVFLYVGMGLFGYLNYGADVLGSITLNLPQHEIPAQIVKGMLAFAIYITHGLACYVAIDITWNDYVGKKLGPQRNKLFWEYAVRTGLVLITFLLAVAIPNLELFISLFGALCLSALGLAFPALIQICTHWYETSGLSKAWLLLSNFVLIIVGILGLIIGTYTSLKEIVLTFTE